A single window of Moorena sp. SIOASIH DNA harbors:
- a CDS encoding glycosyltransferase, with protein sequence MVDSARLTISVIIPVYNGGEDFQQCLARLSQAAPPPDQVIVVADGDTDGSWRLAQDFGATVIRLPTPGGPAKARNLGAKVAQSDILFFIDADVAIYPDTIGQVLKIFNNEPNLTALIGSYDDAPGAANFLSQYKNLLHHYTHQTASEQASTFWGACGAIRRDIFLAMGGFEENYRQPCIEDIELGYRLKQKGYRIKLCKTLRVKHLKRWGIISLLRADFFYRALPWTAVILKVRDASPENCREFISDLNLKLSSRISVVFVYALLGALVTAYWWSSTLIAIATCVFSLALVVLNRAVYQFFYQKRGLLFTIGTIPWHWLYYFYSGLAFAIGIVRHWFQKYLQPRIYLPKLSSL encoded by the coding sequence ATGGTTGACTCTGCTAGACTAACTATCTCCGTCATTATCCCCGTATACAACGGAGGGGAAGACTTTCAGCAATGTCTTGCCAGACTATCTCAAGCTGCACCCCCTCCCGATCAAGTGATTGTAGTAGCTGACGGCGATACTGATGGCTCATGGCGTTTAGCCCAAGACTTTGGAGCCACGGTAATTCGATTGCCCACACCAGGGGGTCCGGCTAAAGCCCGAAACCTAGGAGCAAAAGTAGCACAGAGCGATATCCTGTTCTTTATAGATGCTGATGTAGCAATCTATCCGGATACTATTGGTCAAGTGCTGAAAATCTTTAACAATGAACCTAATTTAACCGCTTTAATTGGTTCCTATGACGATGCTCCCGGTGCTGCTAATTTCCTTTCCCAGTACAAAAATTTACTCCACCACTACACTCACCAAACCGCATCTGAACAAGCATCTACCTTCTGGGGTGCCTGTGGCGCAATCCGTCGTGACATCTTTCTTGCCATGGGTGGCTTTGAGGAAAATTATCGTCAACCCTGTATTGAAGACATTGAGTTAGGCTATCGACTCAAGCAAAAAGGTTACAGGATTAAGCTGTGTAAGACTCTACGGGTGAAACATCTCAAGCGCTGGGGCATAATTTCTCTCCTTAGAGCTGACTTTTTCTACCGCGCCTTGCCCTGGACTGCCGTAATTCTCAAGGTTCGCGACGCAAGTCCCGAAAACTGTCGTGAGTTTATCAGTGACTTGAACCTAAAACTGTCTAGTCGTATTAGTGTGGTGTTCGTCTATGCTCTACTAGGTGCTTTAGTTACAGCTTATTGGTGGTCTAGTACTCTGATTGCTATTGCTACCTGTGTGTTTAGTCTTGCCCTGGTAGTACTCAACAGAGCTGTCTACCAATTCTTTTATCAAAAGCGTGGTCTACTATTCACTATAGGAACCATTCCATGGCACTGGCTGTATTACTTTTACAGCGGACTTGCGTTTGCCATTGGTATAGTTCGTCATTGGTTTCAAAAGTACCTACAACCTCGGATATACTTGCCTAAGCTATCAAGTTTATAG
- a CDS encoding glycosyltransferase family 2 protein: MSVVKTVDSLPLVSVIIPAYNTEQFIEITLQSVLSQTYKNLEVIVVDDGSQDRTAEIVQSIAEEDQRVILLQQPNLGVAAARNLGIQNAKGDYIAPLDADDIWYPQNLEKQVKRFLATDPAVGLVYAWSVDIDDKNLLTGDFRASIIEGKVYKTLVCHNFLGNASASVIRACCFETVGGYNCQLKAQQAQGCEDWELYLRIAEHYEFAVVPEFLIGYRKILSSMSRDYSQMAKSHGLMLGDVQQRHPEIAAALYRLSKSSFYMYLARQSSQCSSDRSTLFWLSQALKADFITPIFRYGLYILSIKSLFRIITKLKSGNYVNKPGLLVSPADLNKRRLSLYFKLLVGHLLHRLLLMI, encoded by the coding sequence ATGTCGGTTGTTAAAACAGTTGATAGCTTACCACTGGTTTCAGTGATTATCCCTGCCTATAATACAGAGCAGTTTATTGAAATCACATTACAGTCTGTTCTTTCTCAGACCTATAAAAACCTGGAAGTGATAGTGGTAGATGACGGTTCTCAAGACCGGACAGCTGAGATTGTTCAATCTATTGCTGAGGAAGATCAGCGTGTTATTCTACTACAACAACCAAATTTAGGGGTGGCTGCTGCTCGTAATTTAGGGATTCAAAACGCTAAGGGAGACTATATCGCTCCCCTGGATGCTGATGATATTTGGTATCCGCAAAATTTAGAAAAGCAAGTGAAACGCTTCTTGGCAACAGATCCAGCGGTAGGGTTGGTCTATGCTTGGTCGGTGGATATTGATGACAAAAATTTACTGACTGGAGATTTCCGTGCTTCAATTATAGAGGGAAAGGTTTATAAAACTCTGGTATGTCATAACTTTTTAGGCAATGCTAGTGCATCTGTGATTCGCGCCTGTTGTTTTGAAACCGTGGGTGGCTACAACTGTCAATTGAAAGCACAACAGGCTCAGGGATGTGAGGATTGGGAGCTCTATCTGCGAATTGCAGAACATTATGAATTTGCTGTTGTGCCGGAATTTCTGATTGGCTATCGCAAGATTCTTAGTAGTATGTCTCGCGACTACAGCCAAATGGCTAAGTCTCATGGTTTGATGCTAGGTGACGTTCAACAAAGGCATCCGGAGATTGCAGCAGCACTTTATCGATTGTCTAAGAGTAGTTTTTATATGTATTTGGCACGACAAAGTAGTCAGTGTAGTAGCGATCGCAGTACGTTATTTTGGCTATCTCAAGCTTTAAAAGCGGATTTTATAACGCCTATTTTTCGCTATGGGTTGTATATCTTGTCCATTAAAAGCTTATTTAGAATTATCACTAAGCTTAAATCCGGTAATTACGTTAATAAACCGGGGTTATTGGTAAGTCCTGCTGATTTAAATAAACGCCGACTTAGTCTATATTTCAAGCTTTTGGTTGGACATTTATTACACCGTTTACTGCTGATGATATAA
- a CDS encoding glycosyltransferase, which yields MLYPIKVVDIELSRPLTTLDGLDGYMGVQGLVRFHGAPIGYVKAPITNGHCTAQTLSKRILEDHSETIINRLLYNGLSLPLGRERLCIEDLLDVPPPEYKGKLPLVTVAVCTRDRTANLGLCLDAINQLDYPYLDILVVDNAPTSDDTKKLVETYANVRYVCEPRPGLDWARNRAILEAKGDIIAYTDDDVVVDSGWVKALALVFIKHPEVMAVTGLVVPYELETEAQVLFEMYGGFGRGMRRKWYQVNRGNKMPWKFLGTGQFGTGANMAYRRCVFDDIGFFDPALDVGTVTNGGGDLEMFFRVVKEGHTLVYEPSAIVRHRHRRDYAKLRTQITNNSIGLFSYCIRSLFAYPDECLSFLWILLWWIVYWNLRRLWLGFKNPTRFPQDLILAELKGCFIGLTRYHKARHTAAEITQSFGEQERETEVDVDSDTYPIFSDHIFPALTKEEIPRIKTNPGIAVRTVDLREPLQALTDVKEYSSVRVFVKWHDQLLGSVDIANPDRGISKNRLIEVIVNQFGRKLLEVDLNFSRNYCQNQALSILTNHYKFTDKETDLLTCLPDKIPVSIIIATYDRPQDLRRCLCSLVAQKSTRQLEIIVVDNHPASGWTPPVVAEFPDVVLVSESRQGLAYARNAGFVASTGDIVIATDDDVTVPPDWLEKLIAPFARPDVMIVTGNVLPLQLETLAQQSFENYGGLGRGFERLEVNGDWFESFSHQPAPTWELGATANAAFRASIFSHPKIGLMNEALGPGMPSGVGEDTYLFYKVLKAGYTLVYEPSAYVWHKHRTEMAELHRQLYNYSKGHVAYNLTTWLQDGDWRGLVQIVLGLPLAHLSRIYQRLRGWSDYPISLIWLEMTGNLAGVWSLWQSHMRVQREGRIAKGVGSRE from the coding sequence ATGCTTTATCCAATCAAAGTGGTGGACATTGAGTTGAGCCGCCCCCTGACTACTCTTGATGGTTTAGATGGCTATATGGGAGTGCAAGGACTAGTTCGCTTCCATGGTGCGCCAATTGGATATGTTAAAGCACCAATTACTAATGGTCACTGCACAGCACAAACCTTAAGTAAACGTATTCTGGAAGACCATAGCGAGACGATTATCAATCGCCTTTTGTACAATGGATTATCCTTACCCCTCGGACGCGAAAGGTTGTGTATTGAGGATTTGTTGGATGTGCCACCACCAGAGTATAAGGGAAAGTTGCCGTTAGTAACGGTTGCGGTTTGTACTCGCGATCGCACTGCTAATCTTGGTCTATGTTTAGACGCTATCAATCAACTCGATTATCCTTACTTAGATATTTTAGTTGTTGATAATGCTCCCACCAGTGATGACACCAAGAAACTGGTGGAAACTTATGCTAATGTTCGTTATGTTTGTGAACCTCGTCCGGGTTTAGATTGGGCGAGAAACCGAGCTATTCTTGAAGCTAAAGGAGACATTATTGCCTATACTGATGATGATGTAGTGGTTGATTCAGGATGGGTTAAAGCATTAGCGCTAGTGTTTATTAAACATCCTGAAGTTATGGCAGTGACTGGGTTAGTTGTGCCTTATGAATTGGAAACTGAAGCACAAGTGCTGTTTGAAATGTATGGCGGCTTCGGGCGAGGCATGAGGCGTAAGTGGTATCAGGTTAATCGAGGCAACAAAATGCCTTGGAAATTCCTAGGTACTGGACAATTCGGTACAGGGGCAAACATGGCTTATCGCCGCTGCGTATTTGATGATATTGGTTTCTTTGACCCTGCTTTGGATGTGGGTACTGTGACTAATGGTGGTGGTGATTTAGAAATGTTTTTCCGGGTGGTTAAGGAAGGACATACCCTGGTCTATGAGCCTAGTGCCATAGTGCGCCATCGACATCGACGGGATTATGCTAAGTTGCGCACGCAAATTACTAATAACAGTATTGGTCTGTTTTCTTACTGTATCCGTAGCCTCTTTGCCTATCCAGATGAGTGTCTTTCTTTCTTGTGGATTTTGCTCTGGTGGATAGTGTATTGGAATTTAAGACGTCTGTGGCTTGGTTTCAAAAATCCCACTCGCTTCCCACAGGATTTAATTCTGGCTGAATTAAAAGGCTGCTTCATTGGTTTAACTCGCTATCACAAAGCTCGCCACACTGCTGCTGAGATTACTCAATCTTTCGGTGAGCAAGAACGGGAAACAGAAGTTGATGTAGATAGTGATACCTACCCGATTTTTTCTGACCATATATTTCCTGCTCTGACTAAGGAAGAAATTCCAAGGATTAAAACCAATCCAGGTATAGCAGTGCGGACTGTCGATCTACGGGAACCTTTACAGGCATTAACTGATGTAAAAGAGTACTCATCAGTACGAGTCTTTGTGAAATGGCATGATCAGCTTTTAGGTAGCGTTGATATTGCTAACCCTGATCGAGGGATTAGCAAGAATCGCTTAATTGAGGTTATTGTCAATCAGTTTGGTCGGAAGCTCCTCGAAGTAGACCTTAACTTCAGTAGGAATTACTGTCAGAATCAAGCACTATCTATCTTAACTAATCACTATAAATTCACGGATAAAGAGACTGATTTACTAACCTGTTTACCTGATAAAATACCAGTCTCTATTATCATCGCTACCTATGACAGACCCCAAGATTTGCGGAGGTGTTTGTGCAGCCTAGTTGCCCAAAAATCTACTCGACAATTGGAAATTATTGTAGTTGATAATCATCCCGCTTCTGGTTGGACTCCACCAGTGGTTGCTGAGTTTCCTGATGTTGTCCTAGTTAGTGAATCCCGTCAGGGACTAGCTTATGCTCGCAATGCTGGGTTTGTTGCTAGTACCGGGGATATTGTGATTGCGACGGATGATGATGTTACTGTGCCACCAGATTGGTTAGAAAAGCTAATCGCTCCTTTTGCTAGACCGGATGTGATGATTGTCACAGGTAATGTTTTGCCCCTACAGTTGGAAACCTTAGCCCAACAGTCTTTTGAAAATTATGGCGGCTTGGGACGGGGCTTTGAGCGGTTGGAGGTTAACGGAGATTGGTTTGAATCCTTTTCGCACCAGCCTGCACCAACTTGGGAGTTAGGAGCAACGGCTAATGCTGCTTTTCGTGCCAGTATCTTTAGCCATCCTAAAATTGGCTTAATGAACGAAGCTCTCGGTCCCGGTATGCCTTCAGGAGTTGGTGAAGATACTTACTTATTCTATAAAGTACTTAAAGCTGGCTACACCCTGGTCTATGAGCCAAGCGCTTATGTCTGGCATAAGCATCGCACTGAGATGGCAGAGCTACATCGTCAGCTTTACAACTATAGTAAAGGTCATGTTGCTTACAATCTGACCACATGGCTACAGGATGGGGATTGGCGAGGATTGGTACAAATAGTGCTGGGATTGCCACTTGCTCATTTATCTCGCATCTATCAACGGCTCAGAGGTTGGAGCGATTATCCAATCTCCCTAATCTGGTTGGAAATGACAGGTAATCTGGCTGGAGTTTGGTCTTTGTGGCAGTCCCATATGCGGGTTCAACGTGAAGGTCGTATAGCAAAGGGAGTAGGGAGTAGGGAGTAG
- a CDS encoding ABC transporter permease, with protein sequence MSSIPNRKSKIKHFSKWRFYYLYDLLRELVNREMKLLYKRSVLGVAWMLLNPLLQLAVFSFVFRFVLSVDIPQYTSFAFSGLLVWTWFNTSLFQATGVIIHNRPLIRQPGFPNAILPVVSVTTGLIHFILALPILVIFLLIDGVQLQPVIILLPILQAIQFSVTISLAYLLAGLNVTFRDTQHTIGVLLQLLFYVTPIFYDITNVPKNYQFFYYLNPMVHLVTAYRAVLIKGTPPDWLALLVIALVTAVFLPIGIQIFRWQSDRFVEEL encoded by the coding sequence ATGTCTTCAATCCCAAATCGAAAATCCAAAATAAAACACTTTTCCAAGTGGCGGTTTTATTATCTTTATGATTTGCTACGAGAGCTAGTTAATCGGGAGATGAAGTTGCTCTACAAACGGTCAGTTTTGGGAGTAGCTTGGATGCTGCTTAATCCACTACTACAGCTAGCTGTATTTTCCTTTGTTTTCCGTTTTGTATTGTCGGTTGATATTCCTCAATATACCTCCTTTGCATTTTCTGGTTTGTTGGTATGGACATGGTTTAACACGTCTCTTTTCCAAGCCACTGGAGTGATTATTCATAATCGCCCCCTGATCCGACAACCGGGTTTTCCAAATGCTATATTACCGGTGGTGAGCGTAACAACAGGTTTGATTCACTTTATTCTAGCCCTGCCAATATTAGTTATATTTCTGTTAATCGATGGTGTTCAGCTACAGCCAGTAATTATACTGTTACCAATCCTACAAGCTATTCAGTTTTCCGTTACCATTAGTTTAGCCTATCTACTAGCTGGGCTTAATGTAACTTTTCGCGACACCCAGCATACTATCGGTGTACTTCTACAGCTGCTTTTTTATGTGACACCGATTTTTTATGATATTACTAATGTACCCAAAAATTATCAGTTTTTCTATTACCTTAACCCGATGGTGCATCTGGTTACCGCCTATCGCGCTGTACTAATTAAAGGAACACCACCGGATTGGCTAGCTCTGCTAGTTATCGCTTTGGTCACGGCAGTATTTTTACCTATCGGTATTCAAATTTTCCGGTGGCAGAGCGATCGCTTTGTGGAGGAATTATAG